The Gallus gallus isolate bGalGal1 chromosome 3, bGalGal1.mat.broiler.GRCg7b, whole genome shotgun sequence genome window below encodes:
- the LOC121113146 gene encoding uncharacterized protein LOC121113146 produces the protein MWNQRPTLHCRAKMQRRSLAPFTLRTPKVNETKSPDQTQSDHCLDAELRRKLRSPCHRAAPSARFPFASALTASGSLRLPPVPGLQRGARGGVGGRDGDRRLRCQNRALTRGLPLLWGGAGCKPCQAKSTLAEVMRGRGGKAAGSPVGARSGGLAAAGLRGCSSAERGRGANSAAPGPSRAFKVQRLVPEFREVRAPSQIPHRCRLKRFCLPQHFHWISARFLALLRRR, from the coding sequence GGCGTTCGCTAGCCCCTTTCACACTGCGAACTCCCAAGGTCAACGAAACAAAAAGCCCCGACCAAACTCAGTCAGACCATTGCTTGGACGCGGAGCTCCGACGGAAGCTCAGATCCCCGTGTCACCGCGCAGCCCCCTCAGCACGTTTCCCTTTTGCATCAGCGCTGACGGCATCGGGCAGCCTGCGCCTGCCGCCGGTGCCAGGGCTGCAGCGCGGAGCAAGGGGGGGGGTCGGCGGCAGGGACGGGGACAGGCGGCTGCGGTGCCAGAACCGTGCTCTCACCCGGGGACTGCCCCTCTTATGGGGGGGAGCGGGATGCAAACCGTGCCAGGCAAAATCTACTCTCGCTGAGGTTATGCGCGGCCGGGGTGGGAAGGCTGCCGGCTCGCCGGTCGGTGCTCGGAGCGGCGGCCTCGCCGCagccgggctgcggggctgcagcagcgcagAGCGGGGACGAGGGGCGAACAGCGCTGCCCCCGGCCCTTCCCGGGCTTTTAAGGTTCAGCGGCTGGTTCCAGAGTTCAGAGAGGTTCGTGCTCCCAGCCAAATTCCCCACAGGTGCCGACTGAAACGATTCTGCCTACCTCAACACTTCCACTGGATCTCTGCGCGCTTCCTGGCTTTGCTGCGGAGACGGTGA